One Verrucomicrobiota bacterium DNA segment encodes these proteins:
- a CDS encoding metallophosphoesterase family protein, whose protein sequence is MKIGLISDTHDRMDQRIHEIFQRVDHIIHAGDVCDSDIIEELGVIAPTTVVLGNNDDYLKAPQYSVPVFCGIRFLVIHILDSHLAKIQIAESKPDIVIYGHTHVPRDEKVNGIRFINPGSVFRGRQGALRSVAVLELGKTIQNLEFFTL, encoded by the coding sequence ATGAAGATCGGGTTAATTTCAGATACCCATGACCGGATGGATCAGCGGATTCATGAGATTTTCCAGAGAGTAGATCATATTATCCATGCAGGGGATGTTTGTGACTCGGACATTATTGAGGAACTAGGAGTTATTGCTCCTACGACGGTTGTTTTAGGAAATAATGATGATTATTTGAAGGCACCACAATATTCTGTACCGGTTTTTTGCGGGATTCGCTTTTTGGTGATCCACATTCTTGATTCTCATTTAGCTAAAATCCAGATTGCTGAGTCAAAACCGGATATTGTTATCTATGGTCATACACATGTTCCCAGAGACGAAAAAGTTAACGGGATCAGGTTTATAAACCCCGGGAGTGTCTTTCGGGGCCGGCAAGGGGCATTGAGAAGTGTCGCCGTTCTTGAGCTGGGCAAAACAATCCAAAATCTGGAGTTTTTTACCCTTTAA
- a CDS encoding serine/threonine-protein kinase, protein MDNPAPRQPGVILFDRYQIVRMLGQGGRGEVYLCYDTKLHNSPVALKLLPFDNLWDENAILDMQTEFLSAKKLSHRNIVRLNHFDISESGAVIEMEFIEGISMHERIYSVGKLGEREVKHIIVQLCDALDYAHAEGVIHRDIKPANVLLASDPNNMTALQNLKHHPNYVRPDQYSIKLVDFGISRGASVLDRLNQNRCFSGTLQYMSPEHCMGEKTDVRSDIYSVGCMMYEAVTGSAIFSGDDVAEKQVNQEPNPPRKVNNAQIGREFETVILKALSKNPKLRFQSAKEMKEGIESNQALILGTYHTEFERSVRKIKKEARARKVKNEVSEATGSVLGMLTKIVILLAVLGGIAALGYAGYYWVKVRPEKTAQAVKDKVDNLRVEIAKSQKQDPARANELTRKVTTLLLQQAIEVEQPLIPNPFKKEDGDVKKRFIRVMATPTDAQIGIVETKKIGDSNTRLGPFNADFLRIIVMRDGYETKDMRIDLSALSQGSERTVNLGLEPLHKIQSDSQHSSQNPPAPKPVSPTPTPAAPVQPVITNPVTPQNQTSPLPSPPPSEPAPQPQPQPPVNQSPDQQPPQDVPPPAPVEPTTPPPESLPTDSPAVAPTL, encoded by the coding sequence ATGGATAATCCGGCACCCAGACAACCAGGCGTAATACTTTTCGACCGGTACCAGATTGTTCGCATGTTAGGACAAGGAGGAAGGGGTGAGGTGTACCTTTGTTATGATACTAAGCTCCATAATAGTCCGGTGGCATTAAAGCTTCTCCCTTTCGACAATCTCTGGGATGAGAATGCTATTTTGGACATGCAGACGGAGTTCCTGAGCGCCAAAAAGCTCAGTCACAGGAATATTGTCCGCCTAAATCACTTTGATATTTCTGAATCGGGAGCGGTGATTGAAATGGAGTTTATTGAAGGCATTTCAATGCACGAACGCATTTATTCGGTGGGCAAACTGGGTGAACGTGAGGTTAAACATATTATCGTTCAGCTCTGTGATGCCCTTGATTATGCCCATGCGGAAGGGGTTATTCACCGCGATATCAAGCCTGCTAATGTCCTTTTGGCCTCGGATCCTAATAATATGACGGCTCTGCAGAATCTTAAACACCACCCAAATTATGTCAGGCCGGACCAATATTCAATAAAGCTTGTGGATTTCGGTATTTCAAGGGGAGCATCCGTTCTCGACCGCCTGAATCAAAACCGTTGTTTTAGCGGGACACTACAATACATGAGTCCGGAACATTGCATGGGGGAAAAAACGGATGTACGCAGTGATATCTATTCAGTGGGTTGTATGATGTATGAGGCAGTGACGGGTTCTGCGATCTTTTCAGGTGATGATGTGGCAGAAAAACAGGTCAATCAGGAGCCTAATCCCCCTCGGAAAGTGAATAATGCCCAGATTGGCCGTGAGTTTGAAACGGTTATATTAAAGGCACTCTCGAAAAATCCGAAGTTGCGTTTCCAGTCTGCTAAAGAAATGAAAGAGGGTATTGAATCCAATCAAGCATTGATTTTAGGAACCTATCATACAGAGTTTGAAAGATCCGTGCGTAAAATTAAAAAAGAAGCGCGCGCCCGGAAGGTCAAAAATGAGGTTTCAGAAGCCACAGGTTCGGTATTGGGGATGTTGACAAAAATAGTCATTTTACTGGCTGTGCTCGGAGGAATAGCGGCTTTGGGGTACGCTGGCTATTACTGGGTTAAAGTGCGGCCGGAAAAAACTGCTCAAGCGGTTAAGGACAAAGTCGATAATCTCCGTGTCGAGATAGCGAAATCCCAAAAGCAGGATCCTGCCCGGGCAAATGAGCTCACCCGCAAGGTGACGACCCTTTTACTGCAACAGGCTATCGAAGTCGAACAACCCCTGATTCCTAATCCTTTTAAAAAAGAGGATGGAGATGTGAAAAAACGTTTTATCAGGGTTATGGCCACTCCTACTGATGCCCAGATTGGCATCGTCGAAACAAAGAAGATAGGTGATTCGAATACCCGCCTTGGCCCCTTCAATGCTGATTTTTTGAGGATCATCGTCATGCGGGATGGGTATGAAACCAAAGATATGAGGATTGATCTATCTGCCTTGAGCCAAGGGTCGGAAAGAACTGTAAATCTTGGATTGGAGCCATTACATAAAATCCAATCTGACTCGCAGCACTCATCACAAAATCCTCCTGCTCCTAAACCAGTCTCTCCGACCCCGACCCCCGCCGCGCCCGTTCAGCCAGTGATTACAAATCCCGTTACTCCCCAAAATCAAACATCCCCTCTGCCATCTCCCCCACCGAGTGAACCCGCTCCACAACCACAGCCACAACCTCCCGTTAATCAATCTCCCGATCAACAACCACCTCAAGATGTTCCTCCACCGGCTCCAGTCGAACCCACTACACCACCACCAGAGAGTTTACCCACGGATAGTCCTGCAGTCGCACCAACGTTATGA
- a CDS encoding NYN domain-containing protein, which produces MSHHLYHLIIDAYSVIYAWEDLRKLHLGNLRKAQDELIRRLIPLHDFSEYRVTIVFDGQSPSKPEINKLPGDLHIIYSRQNQSADAVIEQLVASFAHPEKIFVVTDDNQERSTIESFGASSFSTESLKGMLEYANNEFRETLSKVKSTVKKNLRQ; this is translated from the coding sequence GTGAGCCATCATCTTTATCACCTGATAATAGACGCCTATAGCGTAATCTACGCTTGGGAAGACCTACGCAAATTGCACTTGGGCAATTTGCGTAAAGCACAGGATGAATTAATCAGGAGGCTCATCCCCCTTCATGACTTTAGCGAATACCGGGTCACCATCGTCTTTGACGGACAGAGTCCATCAAAACCAGAGATAAACAAATTGCCCGGTGATCTGCACATTATTTATTCAAGGCAGAACCAGTCTGCTGATGCGGTCATTGAGCAGCTTGTCGCTTCATTTGCCCATCCTGAAAAAATTTTCGTCGTGACAGACGACAATCAGGAACGCTCCACCATTGAGAGCTTTGGGGCATCCTCCTTCTCTACAGAATCCCTGAAGGGCATGCTCGAATATGCCAACAATGAATTCCGCGAAACCCTTTCGAAGGTAAAATCAACCGTCAAAAAAAACCTCCGGCAATGA
- a CDS encoding NUDIX domain-containing protein: protein MIPSPDLPHKITTLLYVFNQQDEVLLLERTRPPNQGLWSPPGGKVKISEGESPYQCAVREAHEEIGINLNVTDLRLAGIVAEKAYEAKSHWLMFMFEVKPRLDRLPPPHDEGRFAFIPREQIAQMDIPKTDREKLWDYFWKYRTGFFSLSCECLPSGGNSWVDEEIKE, encoded by the coding sequence ATGATCCCCTCCCCTGACCTTCCCCATAAAATCACGACCTTGCTTTACGTTTTTAATCAGCAAGATGAGGTTCTCTTACTCGAAAGAACCCGCCCGCCAAATCAAGGGCTCTGGAGTCCTCCGGGTGGAAAAGTCAAAATCTCAGAGGGTGAATCTCCCTATCAATGTGCCGTCCGCGAGGCACATGAGGAAATCGGGATAAACCTCAATGTCACAGATTTGAGGTTGGCCGGAATCGTAGCCGAAAAAGCTTATGAGGCAAAAAGCCACTGGCTTATGTTTATGTTTGAAGTCAAACCGCGCCTAGACAGGTTACCACCTCCCCATGATGAGGGTCGATTTGCATTTATTCCTCGAGAGCAAATTGCACAGATGGACATACCCAAGACCGACAGAGAGAAACTCTGGGATTATTTCTGGAAATACCGTACTGGTTTTTTCAGCCTAAGCTGTGAATGCCTGCCTAGTGGGGGAAATTCATGGGTTGATGAAGAGATAAAAGAGTGA
- a CDS encoding uroporphyrinogen decarboxylase family protein, translated as MTSKERMLRALNREKPDRVPATAHQWQGFHLKKYLNGMTDLEAFKKFSLDAAISVFFPHFSEDSEWIETIEEMDSPEDERRYRHTVITPEGKLEKLMGSNDYTCWNITHFIKKHEDIELLRKYLKPPILDHQNISEAYDQVGDDGIVRGFIFGDQGGCWQQATCMMGTQEMIYECADNPEWVHEFLRILCDKKLEFIHNELKGAKFDLIETGGGAASSTVISPKFFKEFCIPYDTELHDALHEVGHKVVYHTCGGMMPILDMVVENHCDASETLTPPSMGGDARPRELKAKIGDKVCLIGGLDQNSVLERSGRKEIFDHVKETFAAYGPNGGYMMSPSDHFFHMSTENLQAYSDAAKECVY; from the coding sequence ATGACATCCAAAGAAAGAATGCTCCGGGCACTGAACCGTGAGAAACCTGATCGCGTACCGGCCACGGCACACCAGTGGCAGGGTTTTCACCTGAAGAAATACCTGAATGGAATGACTGACTTAGAGGCGTTCAAGAAATTCAGTTTGGACGCGGCCATTTCTGTGTTTTTTCCTCATTTTAGTGAAGATTCTGAATGGATCGAGACGATTGAAGAGATGGATTCTCCAGAGGATGAGCGGCGTTATAGACACACCGTCATAACCCCTGAGGGTAAGCTTGAGAAGCTGATGGGGTCAAATGATTATACATGCTGGAATATCACCCATTTCATTAAAAAACATGAGGATATCGAACTCCTCAGGAAGTATCTGAAACCTCCAATACTCGACCACCAGAATATATCTGAAGCTTACGATCAAGTGGGAGATGATGGGATCGTGAGGGGGTTCATCTTTGGGGATCAAGGCGGGTGTTGGCAACAGGCAACTTGTATGATGGGCACCCAAGAGATGATTTACGAATGTGCTGACAACCCTGAATGGGTTCACGAGTTCCTCAGGATTCTTTGTGATAAGAAATTAGAATTCATCCATAATGAACTCAAAGGGGCCAAGTTCGATTTGATTGAGACCGGGGGTGGTGCGGCGAGCTCTACCGTTATTTCCCCAAAGTTCTTCAAAGAGTTTTGCATCCCTTATGATACCGAGCTCCATGATGCACTCCATGAGGTGGGGCACAAGGTGGTGTACCATACTTGTGGGGGGATGATGCCGATTCTGGATATGGTGGTTGAAAATCATTGTGATGCCTCCGAGACATTGACCCCTCCATCCATGGGTGGAGATGCCCGTCCCCGGGAGTTAAAGGCGAAAATAGGGGATAAGGTTTGTTTGATCGGGGGACTGGACCAGAATTCTGTTTTAGAGCGCTCAGGAAGAAAAGAAATCTTTGATCACGTCAAAGAGACTTTTGCGGCTTATGGTCCTAATGGTGGTTATATGATGAGTCCGAGTGACCATTTCTTTCATATGTCCACGGAAAACTTGCAGGCTTATTCTGATGCAGCTAAGGAATGCGTCTATTAA
- a CDS encoding phytanoyl-CoA dioxygenase family protein, translating to MQTSLNRLSTEQIAQYKKEGYIIYHEPIFPESKFNALKEHFETELKNLPEGFRPEAMDVPHFLDTKLFEWLFADEVLDLVEQLIGPDICLWSSHFICKPQGDGKRVPFHEDSSYWGKIISPMEVVTVWLAIDESSPENGCMYLVPGSHNNGFSTYEDVPDKETSVFPNEIVKPQRFEEKAIPCILKPNQASLHHAKIIHGGPANKSQKRRCGYTMRYMSAACKFDSDKYSNHKIYLARGRNLANNLLGDPTKSYSDIAHWRQTNSRGGH from the coding sequence ATGCAAACATCCCTAAACCGACTCTCGACAGAGCAAATTGCCCAATATAAAAAAGAAGGATATATCATTTATCATGAGCCTATCTTTCCTGAGTCAAAATTCAATGCCCTCAAAGAACATTTTGAAACAGAATTAAAAAATCTGCCTGAAGGTTTCCGCCCTGAGGCCATGGACGTTCCTCACTTCCTGGACACTAAACTTTTCGAGTGGCTTTTTGCCGATGAGGTCCTCGATCTCGTTGAGCAATTGATCGGGCCCGACATTTGCCTTTGGTCGAGTCATTTTATCTGCAAACCGCAAGGTGATGGGAAGAGGGTTCCTTTTCATGAAGATAGTTCTTATTGGGGTAAGATTATTTCACCGATGGAGGTGGTTACTGTTTGGCTCGCGATAGACGAGTCCAGTCCAGAAAATGGGTGTATGTACCTTGTGCCCGGTTCCCATAATAACGGGTTTTCGACTTATGAGGATGTTCCTGACAAGGAAACATCAGTATTCCCAAATGAAATTGTCAAACCACAACGATTTGAAGAAAAGGCCATTCCTTGTATCCTTAAACCTAATCAAGCCAGTTTGCACCATGCCAAGATTATTCACGGTGGCCCTGCCAATAAAAGCCAGAAACGTCGTTGCGGATATACCATGCGTTATATGAGTGCCGCTTGTAAGTTCGATAGTGATAAATATTCAAACCATAAGATTTATCTAGCTCGTGGCCGTAACCTTGCCAATAACCTGTTAGGTGATCCCACAAAATCCTATTCAGACATCGCTCATTGGCGGCAGACGAATTCACGGGGTGGCCATTAA
- a CDS encoding AraC family transcriptional regulator: protein MAKSIPKLLLQDYTTAEKQGHFARTIMNYENNHDLHTHDFYEVLWIEKGEGWHHINHQKIELQSGSLCFIRPSDVHGFNSKTGSRLIVANIAFPEETKKYFIGRYKESLPYFDHKGSLPYSFDLDQSKLLELSRNSQFLGEGPQQLFRTEGFLLGLLSLLIPQDTSSEYNDLPEWLKYACQRIEHNKAFQEGTHALVKLAGRSPEHVARTLRKLRGATPTDIINQVRMRFCSNALASTDDKIAQIALDAGFQNLGHFYQVFRKTYHLSPRQYRLQQRSIFRGKP from the coding sequence ATGGCAAAATCAATCCCAAAACTCCTCCTCCAGGATTACACGACTGCTGAAAAACAGGGGCATTTTGCACGGACAATCATGAATTACGAGAATAACCATGACCTACATACCCATGATTTCTATGAGGTCTTATGGATTGAAAAGGGGGAAGGCTGGCATCATATCAATCATCAGAAGATTGAACTGCAATCCGGCTCACTCTGCTTTATCCGTCCTTCCGATGTCCACGGGTTCAATAGTAAAACCGGCTCCCGTCTAATCGTTGCCAATATAGCCTTTCCGGAAGAGACCAAAAAATACTTTATTGGTCGCTACAAGGAATCCCTCCCCTATTTTGATCACAAGGGATCCCTTCCTTATTCTTTTGACTTGGATCAAAGCAAATTGCTTGAACTATCACGAAACTCCCAATTCCTTGGGGAAGGCCCCCAGCAGTTATTCAGAACAGAAGGTTTTTTATTGGGGTTATTGTCTTTATTAATCCCCCAAGACACATCATCAGAGTATAATGACTTACCGGAATGGCTAAAATATGCCTGCCAGAGGATCGAACATAACAAGGCCTTCCAAGAAGGCACTCATGCATTAGTTAAATTGGCGGGAAGGAGCCCAGAACATGTCGCTCGAACCCTGCGTAAATTGCGGGGGGCGACTCCGACTGATATCATCAATCAAGTGCGTATGAGATTCTGCTCCAATGCACTTGCATCGACCGATGACAAAATCGCGCAAATTGCTCTGGATGCAGGGTTCCAGAACCTCGGCCATTTTTATCAGGTTTTCCGCAAAACTTACCATCTAAGCCCCCGGCAATACCGCCTTCAACAACGCTCGATATTCCGGGGAAAACCCTAA
- the gpmI gene encoding 2,3-bisphosphoglycerate-independent phosphoglycerate mutase, whose product MSRKPVVLIIRDGWGISPTGLKGANDEGNAPLLARTPVHDRIYQNYPGSMLSASGEDVGLPAGQMGNSEVGHLNLGAGRIVYQDLTRIDKDIREESFENNPKLQEMLELVKSSEKTLHLMGLVSDGGVHSQITHIYALLKAAKNAGLTSVLLHVFTDGRDTSPRGGVSYISNLQAKIKEIGVGQIATVVGRYYAMDRDKRWERVQKAYECIVEGKGEPTNDPVQALKDSYAKEISDEFILPIVVIQDRKPLIEDGDTVLFFNFRSDRGRQMTQALMFDDFKGFDRSYRPKVNYFTMTQYDETYPFPNLYAPSSMNNIFGQVVSDAGLSQVRVAETEKYPHVTFFFNGGLEKPFEKEERILVSSPKVATYDLQPEMSAYEVTDQLLSKLRFKATAPDVVILNFANPDMVGHTGLLKAAIKAVETVDECVGKIVDRVLSLRGQLLILADHGNCEKMMNPDKSPHTAHTTNLVHVVYISKDAQNYTVANGILADVAPTLLAMLEVPQPPEMTGHNLVHHK is encoded by the coding sequence ATGTCTAGAAAGCCAGTTGTACTTATTATTCGTGATGGTTGGGGGATTAGCCCCACCGGACTCAAAGGCGCTAATGATGAGGGAAATGCCCCTCTTTTGGCAAGAACCCCTGTTCATGACCGGATTTACCAGAATTATCCAGGATCGATGTTGAGTGCCAGCGGGGAGGATGTCGGATTACCCGCCGGACAAATGGGTAATAGCGAGGTCGGACACCTGAATTTAGGAGCAGGACGCATTGTTTATCAGGATCTTACCCGTATTGATAAGGATATTAGGGAGGAATCATTTGAAAATAATCCAAAACTCCAGGAAATGCTTGAATTGGTTAAATCATCAGAGAAAACACTCCATTTAATGGGCCTAGTCTCTGATGGGGGGGTTCATAGCCAGATCACTCATATTTACGCACTTTTAAAAGCAGCGAAGAATGCAGGATTAACTTCAGTGTTACTTCACGTCTTTACGGATGGACGTGATACATCTCCGAGAGGAGGCGTATCTTATATTTCAAATTTACAGGCAAAAATTAAAGAAATCGGTGTGGGGCAGATCGCTACCGTCGTGGGTCGATATTACGCCATGGATCGTGATAAACGTTGGGAACGTGTCCAAAAAGCTTATGAATGTATTGTAGAAGGCAAAGGTGAGCCGACCAACGATCCCGTTCAGGCCCTCAAGGATTCATATGCCAAAGAAATCAGTGATGAATTTATTTTGCCGATCGTAGTGATTCAAGACCGGAAACCCCTCATTGAAGATGGGGATACAGTCCTGTTCTTTAATTTCCGCTCTGACCGTGGCCGCCAGATGACACAGGCGTTGATGTTTGATGATTTTAAAGGGTTTGACCGGTCCTATCGTCCTAAGGTTAATTATTTTACGATGACCCAATACGATGAGACATATCCTTTCCCAAACCTCTATGCCCCGAGTTCCATGAATAATATCTTTGGCCAAGTCGTTAGTGATGCAGGATTGAGCCAAGTCCGCGTTGCGGAAACCGAAAAATATCCCCATGTTACATTCTTTTTTAATGGAGGATTGGAGAAACCTTTTGAGAAGGAGGAACGCATTTTGGTTTCATCGCCGAAAGTCGCGACTTATGACCTGCAACCTGAAATGAGCGCTTATGAAGTCACTGACCAGCTGTTGAGCAAATTGCGCTTCAAGGCGACAGCCCCTGATGTTGTGATACTGAATTTTGCTAATCCTGACATGGTTGGCCACACGGGTTTGCTCAAAGCGGCAATCAAAGCTGTCGAAACGGTGGATGAATGCGTGGGTAAAATAGTGGATCGGGTCTTGAGTCTAAGGGGACAACTCCTGATTTTGGCTGATCATGGTAATTGTGAGAAGATGATGAATCCTGATAAATCACCCCATACTGCACATACGACTAATCTTGTTCATGTTGTTTATATATCTAAGGATGCGCAGAATTATACGGTGGCAAATGGTATCCTCGCTGATGTCGCACCCACACTCTTGGCCATGCTGGAAGTTCCTCAACCCCCAGAAATGACTGGTCATAATCTAGTTCACCATAAATAA
- the bamD gene encoding outer membrane protein assembly factor BamD, whose product MFSRLKTYLLFCLIAFVLADKCPAAITWTPDGGFESEGALDAGSARDTLELAKKLELQKKYGEALKAYRTGARKYPNSFSAAELYYGWGRMVEIENDFTRAFKTYQVIVERYPNSEYYDKALERQFQIGNLYLAGERERLWKIPTLPSMQKTVQYFEQIVKSAPYSRWAPEAQFKIGVALEKQKKYAEAVKAYQKVINKYPNLDIAALAQYQIGYAWMGASSTPEYDQSAATKAIEAFEDFMTRYPNNEKVAQAEQNITKLKGNQNQGSMNIAKFYDKAGDMRAAIIYYNEVIQENPDSENARLASKRIDELNKKLGKNKVNLEEINNPLALPVGDLPTDTETQAQKNAVQDALGLSEHHGSQADSQSALPQPDNQSLPSPDNSPLPDQSTPNTSPSQAPAPINPLPSNANGPPTPANLPEQ is encoded by the coding sequence ATGTTTTCACGGTTAAAGACATACCTTTTATTTTGCCTAATAGCATTTGTCCTCGCAGACAAATGCCCTGCTGCTATTACATGGACCCCCGACGGAGGATTTGAATCCGAAGGGGCATTAGATGCTGGGAGTGCTCGTGATACATTGGAATTAGCAAAAAAACTGGAGTTACAGAAAAAATATGGGGAAGCCCTCAAAGCCTACCGGACCGGAGCCCGCAAATACCCAAACTCTTTTTCTGCAGCTGAACTCTATTACGGGTGGGGCCGAATGGTTGAGATCGAAAATGATTTTACCCGCGCCTTCAAAACTTATCAGGTGATTGTCGAAAGATATCCGAATAGTGAATATTATGACAAAGCCTTAGAGCGCCAGTTTCAAATAGGCAACCTTTATCTTGCTGGTGAAAGGGAGCGCCTCTGGAAAATACCCACGCTACCTTCAATGCAAAAGACGGTCCAGTATTTCGAGCAAATCGTCAAATCAGCGCCCTATAGCCGCTGGGCTCCGGAAGCACAGTTCAAAATCGGAGTCGCCTTGGAAAAACAGAAAAAATATGCCGAGGCTGTAAAAGCATACCAAAAAGTTATTAATAAATATCCTAATCTTGACATAGCTGCATTAGCACAATACCAGATTGGTTATGCTTGGATGGGTGCGAGTTCCACTCCTGAATATGATCAAAGCGCCGCAACAAAAGCCATTGAAGCATTTGAAGATTTCATGACCCGCTATCCTAATAATGAAAAAGTCGCCCAAGCCGAACAAAACATTACCAAACTTAAAGGCAATCAAAACCAGGGTTCAATGAATATTGCGAAATTTTATGATAAAGCAGGCGATATGCGTGCAGCCATCATTTATTATAACGAAGTCATTCAAGAAAACCCCGATTCCGAAAATGCACGTTTAGCATCCAAAAGGATAGACGAATTAAATAAGAAGCTCGGGAAGAACAAAGTAAACCTCGAGGAAATCAATAACCCCCTAGCATTACCTGTCGGCGACCTCCCCACGGATACTGAGACACAAGCACAGAAAAATGCAGTTCAAGACGCACTCGGCCTGTCAGAACATCATGGTTCACAGGCGGATTCACAATCTGCCCTCCCCCAGCCAGACAATCAATCCTTACCTAGTCCGGATAATTCACCCCTTCCTGACCAATCAACACCGAATACCTCCCCCTCCCAAGCACCAGCACCGATCAATCCTCTGCCATCAAACGCCAACGGCCCCCCCACACCTGCCAATCTCCCTGAACAATAG
- a CDS encoding LptE family protein has protein sequence MRLLFLTLCLLVVSGCGYRVGPTVRSAYADVKKIDVPTVINKTFEPNVQSLITDTIINRFNNDGTFEITGQAQADATLSITINEIDRTPLRFATSNSLVTQEYQLTIRATYELKSKSGKMLNSFSAQGITTFFVSNDLIASQRQAIPLAAESLANDIVSQISEAW, from the coding sequence ATGCGATTACTTTTTCTGACACTCTGCCTTTTGGTTGTCTCTGGTTGTGGATACAGGGTAGGCCCGACTGTCAGGTCCGCCTATGCCGATGTGAAAAAGATTGATGTCCCGACAGTCATCAATAAAACCTTTGAGCCAAATGTTCAGTCATTGATTACGGATACGATCATTAATCGGTTTAATAATGATGGTACCTTTGAAATTACCGGGCAAGCCCAGGCAGATGCCACATTATCTATTACGATCAATGAAATAGACCGGACTCCGTTGCGTTTTGCCACGAGTAATTCCTTGGTAACACAAGAATACCAGCTAACTATCAGGGCTACGTATGAGCTCAAAAGCAAAAGCGGCAAAATGTTAAACTCATTCTCTGCCCAAGGGATAACAACATTCTTTGTCAGTAATGATTTGATCGCTTCCCAACGTCAGGCAATACCTTTGGCCGCGGAAAGTCTTGCCAATGATATCGTATCTCAAATATCTGAGGCTTGGTAA